Proteins from one Microcaecilia unicolor chromosome 2, aMicUni1.1, whole genome shotgun sequence genomic window:
- the ISOC1 gene encoding isochorismatase domain-containing protein 1, whose amino-acid sequence MAERQQQGSPVPTAPGNNCSVPVLFCFSVFARPSSVPHGSGYEALIQKFFSLYGDQIDVHRKFVVQLFSEEWGQYIDLPKGFLVSERCKVRLVPLQIQLTTLGNLAPSSTVFFCCDMQERFRPAIKYFGDIISVGQRLLQGARLLGIPIIVTEQYPKGLGSTVQELDLTGVKLVLPKTKFSMVLPEVEAALAEIPGVRSVVLFGVETHVCVQQTALDLIGRGVEVHIVADASSSRSMMDRMFALERLARNGIIITTSEAVLLQLVADKDHPKFKEIQNLIKASAPESGLLSKI is encoded by the exons ATGgcggagcggcagcagcaggggtcGCCGGTTCCCACTGCTCCAGGCAACAACTGTAGCGTACCAGTACTTTTCTGCTTCTCGGTGTTTGCGCGGCCGTCCTCGGTGCCGCATGGTTCCGGTTATGAAGCGCTCATCCAAAAGTTCTTCAGCTTATACGGGGACCAGATTGACGTGCATCGCAAGTTCGTGGTACAGCTGTTCTCCGAGGAGTGGGGCCAGTACATCgacctgcccaagggttttctgGTAAGCGAGAGGTGCAAAGTGCGGCTTGTGCCCCTGCAAATACAG TTGACCACACTGGGGAATCTTGCACCTTCAAGCACTGTGTTCTTCTGCTGTGATATGCAAGAAAGATTTAGACCTGCAATCAAATATTTTGGGGATATTATCAGCGTGGGACAGAGACTG cTTCAGGGTGCTCGACTTTTAGGAATTCCAATCATCGTAACAGAGCAGTATCCCAAAGGTCTTGGAAGTACTGTGCAAGAACTGGATCTAACAGGGGTTAAACTTGTGCTTCCTAAGACAAAATTTTCTATGGTCCTACCAGAAGTAGAAGCTGCCTTAGCAGAGATTCCTGGTGTGCGCAGTGTTGTGTTGTTTGGAGTGGAA ACTCATGTATGTGTTCAGCAAACTGCACTCGATTTGATTGGACGAGGTGTGGAAGTTCACATTGTTGCTGATGCCTCTTCTTCCAGAAGTATGATGGACAGAATGTTTGCATTGGAG CGTCTTGCCCGCAATGGGATTATAATTACCACAAGTGAGGCTGTACTACTGCAGCTGGTAGCTGATAAGGACCATCCAAAATTCAAAGAGATACAAAACCTTATTAAGGCAAGTGCTCCTGAATCGGGGCTTCTTTccaaaatataa